In Cygnus atratus isolate AKBS03 ecotype Queensland, Australia unplaced genomic scaffold, CAtr_DNAZoo_HiC_assembly HiC_scaffold_44, whole genome shotgun sequence, the following are encoded in one genomic region:
- the LOC118261182 gene encoding zinc finger protein 629-like: MDSSSTDLGSWCQHRVFGSSAELTPSRQDRADTSSAKTMLWCWAGADLGTRHQDQADTSSAKVETQHCDPAGSGSTDLGTRGRERADTDITELMLGCRDRDDAGSSNPVLEHQDVATTSNSNLGPRCQDTADAGSTKLDPQPQREDAMAEPRQGDGKDPAAVARPFRCGACGKRFGASTTLMRHQALHGAERPFSCTECGHSFCDRAALATHQRGHAGERPFACTECGKAFAGSAGLLVHQRAHTGERPFACAECGQRFRQSAHLAQHQQGAHSAGRPHRCLQCGKAFALRSTLARHMQTHTGERPHACGECGQRFRQRAHLARHRLAHTGERPFPCGQCGKAFALSATLLRHQLVHTGERPHRCPDCPRAYTQSAYLAQHRRSAHTGQRPHACPECPCAFADRANLLRHCQGHAGGQPFACRQCGQRFTQRASLLEHGRRHTGERPHRCPQCHRGFRHRSALLRHRRAHAGERPFPCTHCGRRYSRSSNLLLHQRVHTPD, encoded by the coding sequence atggacagcagcagcactgattTGGGGTCATGGTGCCAGCACCGAGTGTTTGGCAGCAGCGCCGAACTGACACCCAGCAGGCAGGACCGGGCAGACACCAGCAGTGCCAAAACGATGCTGTGGTGTTGGGCCGGGGCTGATTTGGGGACACGACACCAGGACCAGGCGGACACCAGCAGTGCCAAGGTGGAGACACAACACTGCGACCCTGCAGGCAGTGGCAGCACCGATTTGGGGACGCGAGGCAGGGAGCGGGCGGACACCGACATCACCGAACTGATGCTGGGGTGCCGGGACCGTGACGATGCTGGCAGCTCCAACCCAGTGCTGGAGCACCAGGATGTGGCAACCACCAGCAACAGCAATTTGGGGCCACGGTGCCAGGACACAGCCGATGCCGGCAGCACCAAACTGGACCCACAGCCCCAACGCGAGGATGCCATGGCAGAGCCGAGACAGGGTGATGGCAAGGACCCTGCCGCCGTGGCTCGTCCCTTCCGCTGCGGGGCGTGCGGGAAGCGCTTCGGTGCGAGCACCACACTGATGCGGCACCAGGCGCTGCACGGGGCCGAGCGCCCTTTCTCCTGCACCGAGTGCGGCCACAGCTTCTGCGACCGGGCAGCGCTGGCCACGCACCAGCGTGGCCACGCGGGCGAGCGACCCTTCGCTTGCACCGAGTGTGGCAAAGCCTTCGCCGGCAGTGCGGGGCTGCTGGTGCACCAGCGGGCGCACACGGGCGAGCGTCCCTTCGCCTGCGCCGAGTGCGGGCAGCGTTTCCGGCAGAGCGCCCACCtggcccagcaccagcagggcgCCCACAGCGCGGGACGCCCACACCGCTGCCTACAGTGTGGCAAAGCCTTCGCACTGCGCTCCACGCTGGCCCGGCACATGCAGACTCACACGGGCGAGCGGCCCCATGCCTGTGGCGAGTGCGGGCAGCGTTTCCGGCAGCGGGCACACCTTGCCCGGCACCGGCTGGCGCACACGGGCGAGCGGCCCTTCCCCTGTGGCCAGTGCGGCAAAGCCTTCGCCCTCAGTGCCACGCTGCTGCGGCACCAGCTGGTGCACACCGGTGAGCGCCCGCACCGGTGCCCCGACTGTCCCCGCGCCTACACCCAAAGCGCCTACCTGGCCCAGCACCGCCGCAGCGCCCACACGGGCCAGCGGCCCCACGCCTGCCCCGAGTGCCCGTGTGCCTTCGCAGACCGTGCCAACCTCCTGCGGCACTGCCAGGGCCATGCTGGTGGGCAGCCCTTCGCCTGCAGGCAGTGCGGGCAGCGCTTCACCCAGCGGGCCAGCTTGCTGGAGCACGGCCGGCGGCACACAGGGGAGCGGCCGCACCgctgtccccagtgccaccGTGGCTTCCGGCACCGCTCAGCACTGCTGCGGCACCGGCGGGCGCATGCCGGTGAACGACCCTTTCCCTGCACCCACTGCGGTCGCCGCTACAGCCGCAGCTCCAACCTCCTGCTGCACCAGCGCGTCCACACGCCCGACTGA
- the SYDE1 gene encoding rho GTPase-activating protein SYDE1 translates to MAEPLLRRTFSRLRGRDRPRRKKSDAKEREHPPPSPDSPVDPEAAPASSELAPAAPRKQNWARFSCGGRDEPSGRRMPAPKASLEVLEASELDPATSSPWPGMEPPGEEPLEPAEEAEAANGSVELGGPGRSPGHGAYLQSLERSSRHWVLSSAKAPGLDEAGGGAEAEAGAAGSEGEIWYNPIPEDEDPPKASGEDVPWGGRGTAESPGPCSAEELAAGRTQACGKMPIPCVSLGTGLAPPSPPASPSATKKGRSLSKVKSPGTVRRLSMKMKKLPELRRKLSLRSPRPRGQEGGTSPSDTRKESSNVISRYHLDTSVASLPRAKAANKGGYLSDGDSPELLAKTGAHAEPEDGESGLDVAAFQPYSCGELPRGGQHISGLVSVHLYGVRDLKLPRAEAREVFCVLQVDAANRARTALLPCKAAFLGLNHTFNLELESAQLLKVIVFSWDPSSCRNRLCCHGTVVLPHIFRGCRAQQLAVRLQPRGILFSKFTLVEQWDGPGEREPRVFGVELGQLVEREKTATKVPLLIQKCVTEIEKRGLKVVGLYRLCGSAAVKKELRDAFERDSAAVTLSEQLYPDINVITGILKDYLRELPTPLITPTLYHVVLEAMAKRPPRTPPGEQDAVTLLDCLPDVEKATLTRLLDHLSLVASFHDFNRMNSQNIAVCFGPVLLTQSQEPRRSGTGTRSYAHSEDIASAVDFKRHIEVLHYLLQAWPAPRSSPAPQIWEEAPPGRLRQPPLRLDLLDTAVVARHRPRGPESPPSNRYAGDWSVCGHQFGGYDEVADGDSESRATHRRTLFVADFGLGDEPEAPFGPRLNLKDFDALILDLERELAKQINVCL, encoded by the exons ATGGCGGAGCCGCTGCTGCGGAGGACCTTCTcccggctgcggggccgggaccgCCCGCGCAGGAAGAAATCGGACGCCAAAGAGCGAG AGCATCCTCCACCAAGCCCCGACTCGCCGGTGGACCCTGAGGCAGCCCCAGCATCATCGGAACTGGCCCCGGCAGCGCCCCGCAAGCAGAACTGGGCCCGTTTCTCCTGCGGCGGCCGCGATGAGCCCAGCGGGAGGCGGATGCCGGCTCCCAAAGCTTCCCTGGAGGTGTTGGAGGCCAGCGAGCTGGatccagccaccagcagcccctggcctgGCATGGAGCCACCCGGCGAGGAGCCCCTGGAGCCGGCGGAGGAGGCCGAAGCAGCGAACGGATCTGTGGAGCTCGGTGGCCCTGGTAGGAGCCCAGGGCACGGCGCTTACCTGCAGAGCCTGGAGCGGAGCAGCCGGCACTGGGTGCTGTCCTCGGCGAAGGCACCGGGGCTGGACGaggctggcggcggggccgaggcTGAGGCTGGTGCGGCCGGCAGCGAGGGCGAGATCTGGTACAACCCCATCCCCGAGGACGAAGACCCTCCGAAGGCGAGTGGGGAGGACGTCCCctgggggggcagagggacGGCAGAGAGCCCTGGACCCTGCAGCgcagaggagctggcagctggcaggacGCAGGCCTGTG GAAAGATGCCTATCCCCTGCGTGAGCCTGGGGACGGGGCTCGCCCCTCCGtccccccccgccagccccagTGCCACCAAGAAAGGCCGCTCCCTCAGCAAAGTGAAGTCCCCGGGGACCGTGCGCCGCCTCTCCATGAAGATGAAGAAGCTGCCAGAGCTGCGGAGGAAGCTGAGCCtgcgcagcccccggccgcggGGCCAGGAGGGTGGCACCTCGCCCTCCGACACCCGCAAGGAGTCCAGCAACGTCATCAGCCGCTACCACCTCGACACCAGTGTGGCCTCACTGCCCCGTGCCAAAGCGGCCAACAAGGGCGGCTACTTGAGTGACGGCGACTCCCCGGAGCTGCTGGCCAAAACCGGGGCGCACGCTGAGCCAGAGGATGGAGAGAGCGGGCTGGACGTGGCCGCTTTCCAGCCCTACAGCTGCGGGGAGCTGCCCCGAGGCGGGCAGCACATCTCTGGGCTGGTCAGCGTCCACCTCTACGGCGTGCGGGACCTGAAGCTGCCGCGAGCTGAAGCCCGGGAGGTTTTCTGCGTGCTGCAGGTGGATGCGGCCAACCGGGCTCGCACggctctgctgccctgcaaGGCAGCTTTCCTTGGCCTCAACCACACCTTCAACCTGGAGCTGGAGAGCGCCCAGCTCCTCAAGGTGATTGTCTTCTCCTGGGACCCCTCCTCCTGCCGCAACCGCCTCTGCTGCCACGGCACTGTCGTCCTGCCCCACATCTTCAGAG GCTGCCGGGCCCAGCAGCTGGCGGTGCGGCTGCAGCCTCGCggcatcctcttctccaaatTCACCCTGGTGGAGCAGTGGGACGGCCCCGGCGAGCGCGAGCCCCGCGTCTTCGGCGTGGAGCTGGGCCAGCTGGTGGAGAGGGAGAAGACGGCCACCAAGGTGCCTCTGCTCATCCAGAAGTGTGTGACCGAGATAGAGAAACGGGGCCTGAAG GTGGTCGGGCTGTACCGGCTCTGCGGCTCAGCTGCCGTCAAGAAGGAGCTGCGTGACGCCTTCGAGAGGGATAGTGCGGCCGTGACGCTGTCAGAGCAGCTCTACCCTGACATCAACGTTATCACAG GGATCCTCAAAGACTACCTGCGGGAGCTGCCCACGCCGCTCATCACCCCCACGCTCTACCACGTCGTGCTGGAGGCCATGGCCAAGCGGCCTCCCCGGACCCCGCCAGGCGAGCAGGACGCCGTCACCCTGCTCGACTGTCTGCCTGACGTCGAGAAG GCCACGTTGACGCGGCTTCTGGACCACCTCAGCCTGGTGGCCTCCTTCCACGACTTCAACCGCATGAACTCGCAGAACATCGCCGTCTGCTTTGGGCCCGTCCTGCTCACCCAGAGCCAGGAGCCTCGGCGCAGCGGCACCGGCACCCGCAGCTATGCCCACAGCGAGGACATCGCCAGCGCCGTCGATTTCAAGCGGCACATCGAGGTGCTGCACTACCTGCTGCAGGCCTGGCCGG ccccccgctcatccccagccccccaaaTCTGGGAGGAGGCACCGCCCGGCCGCCTGCGGCAGCCACCACTGCGCTTGGACCTGCTGGACACGGCAGTGGTGGCCCGCCATCGCCCCCGGGGACCGGAGAGCCCCCCCAGCAACCGCTACGCCGGCGACTGGAGCGTCTGCGGCCACCAATTCGGTGGCTACGACGAGGTGGCGGACGGTGACAGTGAGAGCCGGGCCACGCACCGGCGGACCCTCTTCGTGGCTGATTTCGGCCTTGGTGACGAGCCTGAGGCGCCCTTCGGCCCCCGGCTCAACCTCAAGGACTTTGATGCGCTCATCCTCGACCTGGAGCGGGAGCTCGCCAAGCAGATCAACGTCTGCCTGTGA
- the ILVBL gene encoding 2-hydroxyacyl-CoA lyase 2 has protein sequence MGLLTLIGCICAGLLAATAAALLAVAYRLGLLYRLLHKADPRSPRYGGELVAEVLKAHGVRFVFALAGGHISPILVASEKLGIRVVDTRHEATAVFAADAVSRLSGRIGVAAVTAGPGVTNAVTAIKNAQMAESPLLLIGGAAASLQKGRGALQDIDQLSLFKTLCKACVSVCTVRDIVPALRKAIATAQSGTPGPVFVELPIDVLYPFHVVEKEVGGAKSARGIRGKLVQWYLQNYVHNLFAGAWVPRDVTPLPVKVPLATEDEVQRCAELVSRATKPLVLVGSQALLPPTPAEELREALEALGIPCYLGGAARGLLPPESPLLLRQNRRDALREADLVLLAGAICDFRLSYGRLFGRQTVVVAVNRDRAQLLRNADVFWRPRLAVQGDAASFVVGLARRLRGYSCPADWLGGLREAEQRKEKANREKAATPTPQHLNPLDLLYRLDALLPPESLLVADGGDFVGTAAYIVRPRRPLSWLDPGAFGTLGVGGGFALGAKLCRPEAEVWVLYGDGSLGYSLIEFDTFVRHKTPIIALVGNDACWSQISREQVAMLGSNVACGLEYLDYHAVAEALGGKGFVVGRPESERLDAVLRAAQDACRQGHPVLVNALIGKTDFREGSISV, from the exons ATGGGTCTGCTCACCCTCATCGGCTGCATCTGcgctgggctgctggcagcgaCGGCAGCGGCGCTGCTTGCGGTGGCGTATCGCTTGGGGCTCCTCTACCGGCTCCTCCACAAG GCGGATCCCCGAAGCCCCCGGTACGGGGGCGAGCTGGTGGCGGAGGTGCTGAAGGCTCACGGCGTCCGCTTCGTCTTTGCGCTGGCCGGTGGCCACATCTCCCCCATCCTAGTGGCCAGCGAGAAGCTGGGGATCCGCGTGGTGGACACCCGGCACGAGGCCACCGCCGTCTTCGCCGCCGACGCCGTCTCCAGGCTCTCGG GCCGCATCGGTGTCGCCGCTGTCACCGCCGGCCCCGGCGTCACCAATGCGGTGACAGCCATCAAGAACGCCCAGATGGCCGAGTCGCCGCTGCTGCTCATTGGTGGGGCGGCCGCCTCGCTGCAGAAG GGACGAGGAGCGCTGCAGGACATCGACCAGCTCTCGCTCTTCAAGACACTCTGCAAGGCGTGCGTCTCGGTGTGCACCGTCCGTGACATTGTCCCTGCACTCCGCAAAGCCATCGCCACCGCGCAGTCAGGGACCCCCG GTCCCGTGTTCGTGGAGCTCCCCATCGATGTCCTCTACCCCTTCCACGTGGTGGAGAAGGAGGTCGGCGGTGCCAAGAGTGCCCGGGGGATCCGGGGAAAGCTGGTGCAGTG GTACCTCCAAAACTACGTCCATAACCTCTTTGCGGGTGCCTGGGTGCCCCGGGATGTCACCCCGCTGCCTGTGAAGGTGCCGCTGGCCACTGAGGACGAG GTACAGCGCTGTGCTGAGCTGGTGAGCCGGGCCACGAAGCCGCTGGTGCTGGTgggcagccaggctctgctgccacCCACGCCGGCTGAGGAGCTCCG GGAAGCGCTGGAGGCCTTGGGCATCCCCTGCTACCTGGGGGGGGCAGCacgggggctgctgccccctgagagccccctgctcctgcgccAGAACCGCCGTGACGCCCTCCGCGAGGCTgacctggtgctgctggcag GTGCCATCTGTGATTTCCGTCTCTCCTACGGGCGCCTTTTCGGCCGCCAAACTGTCGTGGTGGCCGTCAACCGGGACCGGGCGCAGCTCCTCCGCAACGCCGACGTCTTCTGGCGGCCGCGGCTCGCCGTGCAAG GCGACGCCGCCTCCTTCGTGGTGGGGCTGGCACGGCGGCTGCGGGGCTACTCCTGCCCCGCGGACTGGCTCGGGGGGCTGCGCGAGGCCGAGCAGCGCAAGGAGAAGGCGAACCG GGAGAAGGCAGCGACCCCCACCCCGCAGCACCTGAACCCCCTGGACCTGCTGTACCGCCTGGACGCGCTGCTGCCCCCCGAGAGCCTTTTGGTGGCCGATGGGGGGGACTTCGTGGGCACTGCCGCCTACATTGTGCGCCCCCGCCGGCCCCTCTCCTGGCTGGACCCCG GAGCCTTTGGCACGCTGGGAGTTGGCGGCGGGTTCGCACTCGGCGCCAAGCTCTGCCGCCCCGAGGCCGAG GTTTGGGTCCTTTATGGTGACGGCTCGCTGGGCTACAGCCTCATAGAATTTGACACTTTTGTGCGGCACAAG ACACCCATCATCGCACTGGTTGGCAACGATGCGTGCTGGAGCCAGATCTCCCGGGAGCAGGTGGCCATGCTGGGCAGCAACGTGGCATGTGGCCTTGAGTACCTGG ATTACCACGCGGTGGCTGAAGCACTCGGGGGCAAAGGCTTTGTGGTGGGACGCCCGGAGAGTGAGCGGCTGGACGCCGTCCTCCGCGCCGCGCAGGATGCGTGCCGCCAGGGCCACCCCGTCCTCGTCAACGCCCTCATCGGCAAGACTGATTTCCGCGAGGGCTCCATCTCTGTCTAG